Proteins encoded by one window of Crassostrea angulata isolate pt1a10 chromosome 9, ASM2561291v2, whole genome shotgun sequence:
- the LOC128163915 gene encoding inositol polyphosphate 1-phosphatase-like has product MKVPARSLLQALVNASEKGAKIARVIRAESALLELLVQEKAGDQKNRRFVQDFKTLADVLVQETVRHDLSAQFPGIGASIYGEESNKFTNVLGESISVQVLQDQEATAQLLCSVLDDNMAAARLLAKVAHEEVLVDAGPELDDVDVDLDLEDLGVWIDPIDSTAQYIDGLCGIINDKGLVSCGLQCVVVLLGVYSKSAGLPQLGVCNRPFAQSTGEKWKGDLMWGVAIGETKVFSLPTEKTTNNKQNLVVLMSQSEKPDVQKKFRASCSVQHAAGAGYKLLCVNQGIADAYVLSKSSTYMWDCCAPHAILLAQNGGVISYKSLCDFNGDPSSCSELSLNQQITYHHDNQPGSGSQRWCNRDGIVAYCSLEALQAIIKANRDN; this is encoded by the exons ATGAAGGTTCCAGCACGGAGTTTACTTCAGGCGCTGGTGAACGCCTCCGAGAAAGGTGCCAAAATTGCCAGGGTCATCCGAGCAGAGTCCGCGTTACTTGAATTGCTGGTTCAGGAGAAAGCTGGGGACCAGAAAAATCGCCGATTTGTGCAGGATTTTAAGACCTTGGCCGATGTCTTAGTGCAGGAAACCGTTAGACATGATCTTAGTGCCCAg TTTCCGGGCATTGGTGCTAGTATTTATGGAGAAGAGAGCAACAAATTCACCAATGTTCTAGGCGAGTCAATTTCTGTGCAGGTACTTCAAGACCAAGAAGCCACAGCCCAGCTCTTAT GTTCTGTGCTCGATGACAACATGGCTGCTGCCAGGTTGCTGGCCAAGGTTGCTCACGAGGAGGTGCTGGTAGACGCGGGTCCGGAACTGGATGATGTGGATGTAGACCTGGATCTGGAGGATCTCGGAGTCTGGATTGATCCGATTG aTTCCACGGCCCAGTACATTGATGGTCTGTGTGGTATAATCAATGACAAAGGCCTGGTGTCCTGCGGTCTGCAGTGTGTGGTGGTACTCCTGGGGGTCTACAGTAAATCCGCGGGGCTACCCCAGCTAGGGGTCTGTAACCGACCATTTGCACAGAGCACGGGAGAGAA ATGGAAAGGGGATCTGATGTGGGGTGTAGCAATAGGAGAGACAAAAGTTTTCTCCCTTCCAACTGAAAAAACCaccaacaacaaacaaaacctAGTAGTGCTGATGAGTCAGAGCGAAAAACCAGACGTCCAGAAAAAATTCAGAGCCTCGTGTTCTGTCCAACATGCGGCGGGTGCAGGATACAAGCTTCTCTGCGTCAATCAGGGTATCGCGGATGCTTATGTTCTGTCCAAGAGTAGCACCTATATGTGGGATTGCTGTGCCCCCCACGCGATTCTTCTGGCACAAAATGGAGGAGTCATTAGTTACAAGAGTTTATGTGACTTCAATGGTGACCCTTCATCTTGTTCAGAGTTAAGCTTGAACCAGCAGATTACTTATCACCATGACAACCAACCTGGTTCTGGTTCCCAAAGGTGGTGCAACCGAGATGGCATTGTTGCATATTGCTCTTTGGAGGCATTACAAGCAATAATAAAGGCAAACAGAGATAATTGA
- the LOC128163913 gene encoding uncharacterized protein LOC128163913 — protein sequence MINKMYSNPINVGYISEGVSAQSAFQQPLVGPVSTGQLSLQTGTVLHGHNAPPGFTQHYSGIPAPYGTPYSAQYPPQSAILNPWGVMSGVSMGPNNNTNMLVGSSSMTQGGYLPSNVNGMMPTGYTVSRATGTSYTGTFSQAQGGSTGSIPSSVQGLMMPYQTTSSQSGFPSHAASNFQSSVSQASVLPTTSVPIPQSGNIPFNGQGTIVNIVPSTTNIPIQQGSYVPFNGLGTNVNIVPSTTNVRIQQGSYVPFNGLETNVNNVPPTNNASIPQGGYVPISGQDTSVNNVPFTNGVPIPQGIYIPMSSHSTNLNMVPGTYTNSTPIPQGGYLPISGQGTNVNIVPLTNIAPVPHGGVIPFSGQGTNSNLVTATTPQAGYISCTGQGVDLKVMSQTLYPPVQSTQSSNTFNQYLPCTPNQAMLNSTKQQVLTHNHIQPPPGFQQLQPQQVSQTPSQFLQCTQQQTVQYNQQVNMQPLGIQPTQQVNSQPITTQDQLTKQIHAPTLPSRNQQTRKINTQTLQTQINMKQPQQHNSQTQLDQIISPPQHYTMQQSRSNVYHVGQVHQQTQMRDVPCQILQNVPCQNTSMAPALMQDLTPGLTDQVSPTLLHGSNIPPPGAGLTVTGSIQYQVSLAKLQGGYEPLMASAGTESITGNVEKISKMQMPCYNSESVQTVGALKPLTVEVSDQGSSVSGNIILTAKASVCSDHARITQPHGSKQTLMLLQQCQQPHLQGVLAPLLALQLPPEQYMAQPQHQPIMSLLPHQQFVECSQEQQMTLTTIEQQPATMLPKQHLSNLQSSPDHANTKSGNIHSDCGEDDRQDVCNEHEMSDLAEALTDGREQPEVFDTHEQDTLLRTVKRHYVEVYQRLSTLKNHVDSLVTDMQTITKGMEAIDLEQNHLKYDC from the coding sequence ATGATCAACAAGATGTATTCTAATCCAATCAACGTTGGATATATTAGTGAGGGGGTGAGTGCACAGAGTGCATTTCAGCAACCATTAGTAGGTCCAGTGTCTACAGGCCAACTTTCCCTGCAGACAGGTACAGTGCTACATGGTCATAATGCCCCTCCAGGATTCACCCAACATTACAGTGGAATCCCTGCACCATATGGAACACCATATTCAGCTCAATACCCTCCACAAAGTGCTATTCTAAATCCATGGGGGGTAATGTCAGGTGTTTCAATGGGACCAAATAACAACACAAATATGTTAGTTGGAAGTTCTTCCATGACACAGGGAGGTTATTTACCGTCAAATGTCAATGGAATGATGCCAACTGGATATACCGTTTCAAGGGCCACTGGAACAAGTTACACTGGTACATTTTCCCAGGCACAGGGAGGTTCGACTGGTTCCATACCGTCAAGTGTTCAGGGGTTAATGATGCCATACCAAACAACATCAAGTCAAAGTGGATTTCCTTCCCATGCAGCAAGCAATTTCCAGTCATCTGTTTCTCAGGCATCAGTACTACCGACCACCAGTGTACCCATACCACAAAGCGGCAATATACCATTCAATGGTCAGGGTACTATTGTCAACATAGTACCATCTACCACCAATATACCTATACAACAGGGTAGTTATGTACCATTTAATGGTCTGGGAACCAATGTCAATATAGTACCATCTACTACCAATGTACGCATACAACAGGGTAGTTATGTACCATTTAATGGTCTGGAAACCAATGTCAATAATGTACCACCTACAAACAATGCATCCATACCACAGGGTGGTTACGTACCAATAAGTGGTCAAGATACAAGTGTCAATAATGTACCATTTACCAACGGCGTACCAATACCACAGGGCATCTATATACCGATGAGTAGTCATAGTACGAATCTCAACATGGTACCAGGTACATATACCAACAGTACTCCAATACCACAGGGCGGTTACTTACCGATTAGTGGTCAGGGTACAAACGTCAACATCGTACCACTTACCAACATTGCACCTGTACCACATGGCGGTGTCATACCATTCAGTGGTCAAGGTACAAACTCAAACCTGGTAACAGCCACTACACCACAAGCGGGTTACATTTCATGTACTGGTCAAGGTGTTGATCTCAAGGTTATGTCACAAACATTATACCCACCAGTTCAATCAACACAGAGCTCAAATACTTTCAATCAGTATCTGCCGTGTACACCAAACCAGGCTATGCTAAACAGCACTAAACAACAGGTACTGACACACAATCATATTCAACCACCACCAGGTTTTCAACAACTACAGCCACAGCAAGTATCACAAACACCCAGCCAGTTTCTTCAATGCACACAACAGCAGACTGTACAATACAATCAACAGGTTAACATGCAACCATTGGGAATACAACCTACACAGCAGGTTAACTCTCAACCAATAACAACACAAGATCAGCTCACAAAACAGATACATGCTCCAACATTGCCATCTCGGAATCAGCAGACACGAAAGATTAACACTCAAACACTGCAGACCCAAATCAACATGAAACAGCCGCAACAACACAACTCTCAGACACAACTTGATCAGATTATCTCTCCACCACAGCATTACACAATGCAGCAAAGCAGGTCAAATGTATACCATGTTGGTCAAGTACATCAACAAACTCAAATGCGAGATGTACCATGTCAAATACTGCAAAATGTACCATGCCAAAATACAAGTATGGCACCAGCTCTGATGCAGGATCTGACCCCAGGCCTAACAGATCAAGTCAGTCCGACTCTGTTACATGGCAGTAACATACCTCCCCCTGGAGCAGGTTTGACAGTTACGGGTAGCATTCAGTACCAAGTCAGTCTGGCAAAGTTGCAAGGTGGTTATGAACCACTAATGGCTTCAGCCGGTACTGAATCTATTACTGGAAATGTGGAGAAGATTTCCAAGATGCAGATGCCTTGCTACAATTCTGAGTCGGTCCAGACAGTGGGCGCTTTAAAACCGCTAACTGTTGAGGTATCTGACCAGGGTTCTTCAGTGTCTGGCAATATCATTTTAACAGCTAAAGCAAGTGTTTGTTCTGACCATGCACGGATCACACAACCCCATGGATCTAAGCAAACACTCATGTTATTGCAGCAGTGCCAACAACCACATTTGCAAGGTGTACTTGCGCCACTCCTAGCACTTCAGTTGCCTCCTGAACAATACATGGCACAACCTCAACACCAGCCAATCATGTCGCTCTTACCACACCAACAGTTTGTAGAATGTTCACAAGAGCAGCAGATGACACTGACCACTATCGAACAGCAACCTGCAACAATGCTTCCAAAGCAACACTTGTCAAACCTGCAATCATCCCCAGATCATGCTAACACAAAAAGTGGTAACATACACAGTGATTGTGGTGAAGATGATAGGCAAGATGTTTGCAATGAACATGAAATGTCAGATCTTGCTGAGGCACTGACTGATGGAAGAGAGCAGCCAGAGGTGTTTGATACACATGAACAAGACACTTTGCTGCGGACAGTCAAGAGACACTATGTTGAGGTCTATCAACGGCTGTCCACCCTGAAAAATCATGTCGACTCTTTGGTCACAGACATGCAGACCATCACAAAGGGAATGGAAGCAATTGATCTGGAGCAGAATCATCTGAAATATGACTGCTAG